ATAAGTTGATGAATAGTTAATTCATTCCTTCCGGGAATCCACTTTTGTAATCTTTCTATAAGTTTTATATAATAAAAGAAAGAATCAGAGGTATTCTTAGGAGGATGACTCAATGAAGGTAATTAAAATATCACCACGCGGCTATTGCTATGGTGTTGTCGACGCAATGGTCATTGCACGCAATGCTGCATTGGATAAAAGCTTGCCGCGTCCTATATATATACTTGGGATGATTGTCCATAATAAGCATGTTACAGATGCCTTTGAAGAAGAAGGCATCATTACACTGGATGGAAATAACCGCAGGGAAATCCTCGAAAAGGTGGAAGGCGGGACAGTTATTTTCACTGCCCATGGAATCTCACCAGAAGTCAGGGAGCTCGCTAAGAAAAAAGGGCTTGTTTCTATCGATGCTACATGTCCGGACGTAACGAATACCCATAACCTGATCCGTGAAAAAGAAAAAGAGGGCTTCGAAGTCATTTACATTGGTAAAAAAGGCCACCCGGAACCAGAGGGTGCAGTAGGAGTTGCCCCGGGTATCGTCCATCTGGTGGAGACGGCAGCAGATGTGGAAGCACTGAATTTACAGGCTGAAAAGTTGGTTGTCACTAACCAGACAACAATGAGCCAGTGGGATGTTGCCGACATTATGAATAAGGTGAAAGAAAAGTATCCTCATGCCGAGGTTCACAGAGAAATCTGCATGGCAACACAGGTTCGCCAGGAGGCAGTAGCAGAACAGGCTAAGGAAGCGGATGTCCTTATTGTTGTGGGAGACCCTAAGAGCAACAACTCTAACCGCCTTGCACAAGTATCCGAAGAAATAGCGGGCACTAAAGCTTATCGTATCGCAGATATCACCGAGCTGGAAATCGACTGGATCAAAGACGCGGAAACTGTAGCCGTCACTTCTGGTGCATCGACTCCGACACCGATTACAAAAGAGGTTATAACCTTCCTCGAACAGTTTGATAAGGATATCGAAACAACCTGGATTAAAGAGAAGAAAGTGCCACTTCATAAAATCCTGCCAAAGGTGAAAAAGACTGAGGCAAGTGTGTAATAGGAAAGCAGCCTGAAGAATTCAGGCTGCTTTTTTTATAAGGCTGGTGCTTTACGGTAAAAAATTTTAATCCCGCTCTATAGTTTCATGCTGAACTCTGCTGTTCCTGCATCCGATTTTTCAGTTCGCAGGTTTGATGTAACTCCTCTGCGTCATCGGCTGAAACTG
The nucleotide sequence above comes from Mesobacillus jeotgali. Encoded proteins:
- a CDS encoding 4-hydroxy-3-methylbut-2-enyl diphosphate reductase, which gives rise to MKVIKISPRGYCYGVVDAMVIARNAALDKSLPRPIYILGMIVHNKHVTDAFEEEGIITLDGNNRREILEKVEGGTVIFTAHGISPEVRELAKKKGLVSIDATCPDVTNTHNLIREKEKEGFEVIYIGKKGHPEPEGAVGVAPGIVHLVETAADVEALNLQAEKLVVTNQTTMSQWDVADIMNKVKEKYPHAEVHREICMATQVRQEAVAEQAKEADVLIVVGDPKSNNSNRLAQVSEEIAGTKAYRIADITELEIDWIKDAETVAVTSGASTPTPITKEVITFLEQFDKDIETTWIKEKKVPLHKILPKVKKTEASV